A DNA window from Eretmochelys imbricata isolate rEreImb1 chromosome 3, rEreImb1.hap1, whole genome shotgun sequence contains the following coding sequences:
- the CEBPZOS gene encoding protein CEBPZOS — translation MEPVARKIFKGVLLLEVAGVAGAYLLFYRMDTSQDFRHTMNRRFPSILEVYYKSNEWAGVYGIRENDQLKWLSGKN, via the exons ATGGAACCTGTTGCAAGAAAGATCTTCAAAGGAGTTCTACTTTTGGAAGTGGCTGGGGTCGCTGGAGCGTATTTACTATTTTACAGAATGGACACAAGTCAAG ATTTTAGGCATACAATGAACAGGAGATTTCCATCCATTCTGGAGG tTTATTACAAAAGCAATGAATGGGCTGGAGTTTATGGAATAAGGGAGAACGACCAACTGAAATGGCTAAGTGGCAAAAATTAG
- the LOC144262991 gene encoding LOW QUALITY PROTEIN: sulfotransferase 6B1-like (The sequence of the model RefSeq protein was modified relative to this genomic sequence to represent the inferred CDS: inserted 3 bases in 2 codons) — translation MILVLFRNPQDTAASFFHFLKNISDIPSYNSWDEFFSEFMSGKVSWGSYFDHVHXSKHIEDENVMIITYEDLKENLASGAKQIAEFFGFXLKAEQIQSTADRGNFHVTRKKSQEIYGSVGPILFRKGAVGDWKNLFTEAQSQEMDAKFKECLGGTKLKANLKYDVYCKA, via the exons ATG ATACTGGTGTTGTTTCGAAATCCTCAAGATACCGCTGCATcgtttttccatttcttaaagaACATCTCAGACATCCCCAGTTATAACTCCTGGGATGAGTTTTTCTCAGAGTTCATGAGTGGAAAAG TCAGCTGGGGTTCCTATTTTGACCACGTGC AGAGCAAACACATTGAGGATGAAAATGTTATGATTATAACATATGAAGACCTGAAAGAG AACTTGGCTTCTGGAGCAAAGCAAATAGCTGAATTCTTTGGATT TCTCAAAGCAGAGCAGATTCAGTCTACTGCAGACAGGGGAAACTTCCATGTGACGAGAAAAAAATCCCAGGAGATCTATGGCTCAGTTGGTCCGATTCTCTTCCGTAAAG GTGCTGTTGGAGATTGGAAGAACCTTTTTACTGAAGCTCAAAGCCAGGAAATGGATGCTAAATTTAAAGAGTGTTTAGGGGGAACCAAGCTGAAAGCAAATCTGAAGTATGATGTGTACTGCAAGGCCTGA